Proteins encoded within one genomic window of Ailuropoda melanoleuca isolate Jingjing unplaced genomic scaffold, ASM200744v2 unplaced-scaffold861, whole genome shotgun sequence:
- the LOC109488692 gene encoding LOW QUALITY PROTEIN: zinc finger and SCAN domain-containing protein 32-like (The sequence of the model RefSeq protein was modified relative to this genomic sequence to represent the inferred CDS: inserted 2 bases in 1 codon; substituted 1 base at 1 genomic stop codon), translating into MAESHEEFHLGLEIKNKAKKENQKWDDSGQAEVTKALWRDSSEIFWHPEPKRGQKGEPEPREQRRCSPGEREGRPPSEDRRTQQTLRAREVACAHVLSQGDCSQGSPCHHQPVPKLEKTSKCXQCGKSFSRGSYLIRHQTIHTGEKPHKCSECGNGFSEHSNLTAHIRMHTGERLYHCGQCGKSFNQSSSLIVHQRTHTREKPYQCTVFGKRFNSSSQFSAYRRVHTRQRPHPCAHCGKSFNNSSRICAHQETHWGEAXYTCSWCEKSFPENPVLIHHRGAHREDTLTPQEETHASRV; encoded by the exons ATGGCTGAATCCCATGAAGAGTTCCATTTAG GTCTTGAGATCAAGAACAAAGCtaaaaaagagaatcagaaatgGGATGATTCAGGGCAAGCAGAAGTGACGAAGGCTCTATGGAGAGACTCTAGTGAAATTTTTTGGCACCCTGAGCCCAAGAGAGGCCAGAAGGGTGAGCCTGAGCCAAGAGAGCAACGTAGATGTTCTCCAGGGGAGCGTGAGGGGAGACCTCCGTCCGAGGACAGGAGGACTCAGCAGACACTCCGTGCCAGGGAGGTGGCTTGTGCACATGTCCTGAGTCAGGGAGACTGCTCTCAGGGCTCTCCCTGTCACCATCAGCCAGTCCCTAAATTGGAAAAAACGTCTAAGTGCTAGCAGTGTGGGAAAAGCTTTAGCCGAGGTTCTTACCTCATTCGGCATCAGACAatccacacaggagagaagcctcaCAAGTGCAGCGAATGTGGGAATGGCTTCAGTGAGCATTCCAACCTCACTGCCCACATAAGGATGCACACGGGGGAGAGACTCTACCACTGTGGGCAATGTGGGAAAAGCTTCAACCAGAGCTCCAGCCTCATTGTCCACCAGAGGACCCACACCCGGGAGAAGCCTTATCAGTGCACTGTCTTTGGGAAGAGATTCAACAGCAGCTCCCAGTTCAGCGCTTACCGGCGAGTCCACACCCGGCAGAGGCCCCACCCCTGTGCGCACTGTGGGAAAAGCTTCAACAACAGCTCCCGCATCTGTGCCCACCAGGAGACACACTGGGGGGAAGC GTACACGTGCTCTTGGTGTGAGAAAAGCTTCCCCGAAAACCCTGTCCTCATCCACCATCGGGGGGCACACAGAGAAGACACACTCACACCCCAAGAAGAGACACATGCTTCAAGGGTGTAG